The genomic DNA AGCTTCAAGTTTTAAATTCTTAAAACATATTTCGTCAAATTTATGTTTGACTTATATAAGTAACTAAAAAACTCTTTTGGAAGGAATAAAGTTTAATCAGATTGGTATCTCATTTAAAGGAAGTGGAAGTTATGTACCTGATCAAATACTAACCAATCAAACAATTAGTCAAAAGGTAGATACGAGTGATGAATGGATCAAATCTAGAACTGGTATTTCTGAGAGAAGGATTTCTAGCTTAGGAGATAATGTCACTCAGATGGGTTATGAGGCGGCAATAACTGCGATTGAAATGGCTAATTGGGATATTAAAACTATTGATTTGATTGTCTTAGCTACTTCTACTCCGCATGATTTATTTGGTTCAGCACCATCTATTCAAGCTAAATTGGGGGCCAGTAATGCTGTAGCTTTCGATTTAACGGCGGCATGCAGTGGTTTTTTATTCGCCTTAATAACAGCCTCACAATTTTTAAAAGGGGGAAGTTTTAAAAGGGCTATTGTTATAGGGGCAGATCAATTATCAAGCTTTGTTGATTGGAATGATAGAAGAAGTTGTATTCTTTTTGGAGATGGTGCGGGTGCATTGGCAATTGAAGCCACAAATGAATTTGATAATTTTCTTGGTTTTGATATGAGAACTGATGGGGAGAGGGGTTCTTTTCTTAATCTTCCATCAAAAAATAATAAGGATTCAATAATTGATACCATTGATTTTTTAAGTGGCGGTTTTTCTCCTATTCAAATGAATGGTCAGGAAGTTTATAAATTTGCAGTTAGAGAAGTTCCGATAATTCTTGAAAAGTTGTTTAGAAAAATCAATTTTAGTTCTGATGAAGTTGATTGGCTTGTATTGCATCAAGCTAATCAAAGAATATTGGATTCTGTAGGGGAAAGGTTAAAAATTCCTAGAGAAAAAGTTCTAAGCAATTTAGAAAAATATGGCAATACCTCAGCAGCAACAATTCCACTAATGATGGATGAGGCTATTAAAAATAATATAATAAAACAAAATGATATTATTGCCACAAGTGGTTTTGGCGCTGGGCTAAGTTGGGGTGCAGCCCTCATTAAATGGGGTTAAAACAAAATAGGAACACTATGACAGTTGCATGGGTATTCCCTGGACAGGGATCGCAAAAAATTGGAATGGCAAAACAAATTGAAAATTTGCCCAACACAAAGGAGAGGTTTAGTTATGCTTCTAAGATATTTGAGAGAAATTTATATGAAATTTGTGAATTTAATTCTGAACCAACTAATCCTCTGAGTGATTTGAATGACACAAGAAATACACAAATTTGTCTTTTTTTAGTTGAATCGATTTTATTAGATGCCTTAAAGGCAAATGGTTTCAAACCAACTTATGTAGCTGGGCATAGTCTAGGAGAAATTTCGGCACTATACTGTGCGGATGTTTTTTCATTCGAAGATTGTGTATCACTAATAAAAGTAAGGTCTCAATTAATGGTAAATGCTGGGAAAGGATCTATGGCAGCTGTAATTGGTTTTGATAGAAATCAACTTGATTTATTAGTAAAAAAAATTGATGATATTGTAATTGCTAATGATAATAGCTCCTCCCAAGTTGTCTTATCAGGATCTAATGAAGCGTTAGATAATTTATCTAGAGAAATCTCTTGTAAAAGATTCCTGAAATTGAATGTTTCTGGTGCATTTCATTCGCCATTCATGGATGAGCCTTCAGCAAAATTTGCTGAGTATTTAAAACAGATTAAATTTAAAAATCCTTCTTTCCCAGTCATAAGTAATTATGAACCTTCACTTTGCAGCGATCCAAATGAGCTTAAGATGAGATTGGAAAATCAAATGTGTAATGGAGTGAGGTGGCGAGAAACTATGGATTTAATGGCAAAAGATAGTGATCTTCATATTGTTGAAATTGGCCCTTCAAATGTACTTAGCGGTTTAGGAAAAAGACATCTGAAGGAGGTGAAAATTTCTCAAGTTTCATCTTCTGATCAAATAAATTATTAATTCGTATGAAAAATGATATTTTTCAAAAATTAATTTATCAATTAGTTAGCAAACTTTTTGTATTACCTATTTATAAATGTGTATTTCAAGGTCATTTAATAGGTAGAGAAAATATTCCGCAAAAAGATTCTTTTATAATGGTTTCTAATCATGGTTCTTTACTTGATCCTCCATTGTTAGGTCATGCTCTTGGACGCAATATATCCTTTATGGCTAAGGCAGAGCTTTTTAAAATACCTTTTCTTGGCTTCGTCATTAAGGCTTGTGGAGCGTATCCTGTAAAGAGGGGAATTGCTGATAAAAATACCATTAAAACAGCATGTAAAAAATTATCAAATAACAATTCTATTGGAATTTTTATTGATGGCACTCGTCAAACAAATGGGCGTGTTAATAAGCCAAAACAAGGTGCCGCATTATTAGCCTTTAAAAATCAAAAATTATTATTGCCTGTTGCAATAGTTAATTCACATAGACTCATAAGATTTAAATTTTGTATTCCTTTCTTCTCAAAAATAGTTATTAAAGTGGGAAAACCTATTCAACCTCCACAAAGCTCATCAAGAGATCATTTAAATTCTGTAACCATGAACCTTCAAGCTAATATTAATAATTTGATTGGATAAATACTTAGTTAATTGGGGAAATAGGGTAAAGTGGCAAAACTTGTTGCCATGAATTTATATTTGCATTTAAGAAATTGTTATTGGATAAATTTAATAATTCTGTTAAATCTTCATCATCCTCATAATTAGCCTCAAAAAAAAGTTCTTTACTATTCAATTCTTTAATAACTTTTGGTAAAACTATTTCTCGAATGACTAGATCCCCATTCTTTTGTTTGTTCTGATAAATTTCATATTTACCTGCAATGAATCCCTTTCGTTTTAATTGTTTATAAATCCAGAATGATTGTTTGTTTATAAAAATATTATTTTTTGAGGCTATTCTTTTTGCCATTATTTCAAATGCACTAAAACTGTTTAAGGGACAATTTATTTGTTGTGCAATAGTTCTTGCTAAAACTACAATAAGTCTTGAAGCATTAAAATTTGCTGGCCCTATGCTGACAGATATCTTGTTTACTTTTTTTAAATTATCTTTAGAAATAAATTTGTTCAAATCAATAATCAAGTTGTTACATAAGTCATTATCGAATTTTTTGATAAATAATTCATCTGATTCTAAATGATTATTTTTTCTATATCCAAAGCCAAAAGAATTGTCTGTGCTATGTATCACTAATTGAGGGTAGTTTAGTCTTTGTTTGATATTATGTTTCATCTATTACCTTTAAACAGGTAATTCTAAACCTGGATTACATTTAGACCATTTACCAAATTCATTAGTAAAACTTTCACAAGATTGAACATCCCAATCAGTTTTATAACCACCATTCTTATCTTTAACTATACTGACATGAATAAAAGGTTTTTTTGCTTTAAAATCAGGTACATCACAAATATTATCAACTCCATGATTTTTCTCGACATCATGATAAGTGATACATCTGTCAACCCATTTACAGTTGATGCAAATGCACATAATTAATAAATCAGATGAAAAGTAATAACATACTCACTGATCATACACTAATAATTGATGAATTAGAAAGAAGTATAAAATTTTATAATTGGAATTCTATCTTATCTTTTTTACCTAAAGGATCATATTTAGTTGGTGGTTACATTAGGGATATTATTTTGGGCAGATTAACTAAAGAGATAGATGTCGATATTGTGGTGCCTTTAAATGCTATTGAAATTGGAAAAAAGATTTCAGAAAATATTGAATCTAAATTTATTATTTTAGATAAGAAAAGAGAAGTAGTAAGAATTATTCTTAATCATATTTCAATTGATATTGCTAGCCAGATTTCCTCCACGATTGAAGGAGATTTGAGTAGTAGGGACTTTTCAATTAATTCAATTGCTTTTTTATTTGATAAGAAGTGTTTGTTTGATCCATTTAATGGCTTAAAAGATTTAGAATATTCATTGCTAAGAACTTATTCAGAAATAAATCTACTAAATGATCCATTAAGAATATTAAGATGTTTGCGATTTGTTGCAGAATTGAATTTTGACATTGATTTGAAATTAGTTACTTTCATAAGAAAAAATAAAAAGAAATTATCTCTTGTTGCCAAAGAGAGGATTAATTATGAAGTGCAAAAAATCGTTAATGGGAAAAATGCCCTTGAGGCTGTAATTTTGGTGAAAAAATTTAATATATTTGGATCTGATGATTTTTATAAAAATTCTTTTTTTTTGGATTTACAGAAAATTAATTATTCAGAACTTAACCAGCATGAAAAGGAAAAATTTCTACCATTTTTTTTTATTAGCCAAATTTTAGATGAGTTATCTCTAGAAAAATTTAAATTTAGTAGAGCTGAAATTTCAAAAATTAAGTTATTGCGAAAATGGCACTTTTTGTTGGAGAAAAAAAATATTGATCAATTAAATGAATTTGATAGATTCCTATTGCATCAAGAATTAGAGATGTTTCTTCCAACTTTTATTTTTAATTTACCTCAGAATATACGATTAGATTGGCTAAATAGATGGCGTGACAAGGATGATAAATTATTTCATCCCTCAAATTTACTTAATGGTGATGTAATCAAAAAGAATTTAAGAATAGAGGATGGGCCTATCTTAGGAGAGCTTTTAAAGTATCTTTCAAAGGAGCTTGCATTTAAAAGGTTGAATAATTTTGATGAAGCTATTTATAAAGCAAAGCAATGGATTGAACAAAATGCGCCAAAATGTGATTAAATACACATAGCTTAGTTTTGTTTAGAAGTTCAGACTTCAAAATCATTTTTAAAATTTATGAGCATTCGCATTTACATTGGCAACTTACCACAAGGATTTAACCAAAAAGAATTTGATACGATTTTAAAATCAGTTTCTGATTCGATTAGATTTAAAGCAGTTTTAGATAAGGAAACTAAGGAATGCAGGGGCTTTGGTTTCGCGACAACAAATAATGAGGAGAATGCTAATCTAGTAATTCAAAAATTAAACGGTTTTGAATTTAATGGTTCCAAATTAAGAGTAGAGTTATCAGAAAAGAAAGATTCTGGTTCAAATAAAAGAAATAGTGGACACTTAAATAAGAATAAGAAGAGGAAAAATTTTAAGAAAATTGTACATAGTGATGCTCCTAAT from Prochlorococcus marinus CUG1416 includes the following:
- a CDS encoding RNA recognition motif domain-containing protein; the encoded protein is MSIRIYIGNLPQGFNQKEFDTILKSVSDSIRFKAVLDKETKECRGFGFATTNNEENANLVIQKLNGFEFNGSKLRVELSEKKDSGSNKRNSGHLNKNKKRKNFKKIVHSDAPNLEAPDPRWAGELSKLKDLLANQKTPA
- a CDS encoding CCA tRNA nucleotidyltransferase, coding for MKSNNILTDHTLIIDELERSIKFYNWNSILSFLPKGSYLVGGYIRDIILGRLTKEIDVDIVVPLNAIEIGKKISENIESKFIILDKKREVVRIILNHISIDIASQISSTIEGDLSSRDFSINSIAFLFDKKCLFDPFNGLKDLEYSLLRTYSEINLLNDPLRILRCLRFVAELNFDIDLKLVTFIRKNKKKLSLVAKERINYEVQKIVNGKNALEAVILVKKFNIFGSDDFYKNSFFLDLQKINYSELNQHEKEKFLPFFFISQILDELSLEKFKFSRAEISKIKLLRKWHFLLEKKNIDQLNEFDRFLLHQELEMFLPTFIFNLPQNIRLDWLNRWRDKDDKLFHPSNLLNGDVIKKNLRIEDGPILGELLKYLSKELAFKRLNNFDEAIYKAKQWIEQNAPKCD
- a CDS encoding molecular chaperone codes for the protein MKHNIKQRLNYPQLVIHSTDNSFGFGYRKNNHLESDELFIKKFDNDLCNNLIIDLNKFISKDNLKKVNKISVSIGPANFNASRLIVVLARTIAQQINCPLNSFSAFEIMAKRIASKNNIFINKQSFWIYKQLKRKGFIAGKYEIYQNKQKNGDLVIREIVLPKVIKELNSKELFFEANYEDDEDLTELLNLSNNNFLNANINSWQQVLPLYPISPIN
- the fabD gene encoding ACP S-malonyltransferase, whose product is MTVAWVFPGQGSQKIGMAKQIENLPNTKERFSYASKIFERNLYEICEFNSEPTNPLSDLNDTRNTQICLFLVESILLDALKANGFKPTYVAGHSLGEISALYCADVFSFEDCVSLIKVRSQLMVNAGKGSMAAVIGFDRNQLDLLVKKIDDIVIANDNSSSQVVLSGSNEALDNLSREISCKRFLKLNVSGAFHSPFMDEPSAKFAEYLKQIKFKNPSFPVISNYEPSLCSDPNELKMRLENQMCNGVRWRETMDLMAKDSDLHIVEIGPSNVLSGLGKRHLKEVKISQVSSSDQINY
- a CDS encoding Ycf34 family protein → MCICINCKWVDRCITYHDVEKNHGVDNICDVPDFKAKKPFIHVSIVKDKNGGYKTDWDVQSCESFTNEFGKWSKCNPGLELPV
- a CDS encoding beta-ketoacyl-ACP synthase III — its product is MEGIKFNQIGISFKGSGSYVPDQILTNQTISQKVDTSDEWIKSRTGISERRISSLGDNVTQMGYEAAITAIEMANWDIKTIDLIVLATSTPHDLFGSAPSIQAKLGASNAVAFDLTAACSGFLFALITASQFLKGGSFKRAIVIGADQLSSFVDWNDRRSCILFGDGAGALAIEATNEFDNFLGFDMRTDGERGSFLNLPSKNNKDSIIDTIDFLSGGFSPIQMNGQEVYKFAVREVPIILEKLFRKINFSSDEVDWLVLHQANQRILDSVGERLKIPREKVLSNLEKYGNTSAATIPLMMDEAIKNNIIKQNDIIATSGFGAGLSWGAALIKWG
- a CDS encoding lysophospholipid acyltransferase family protein, producing the protein MKNDIFQKLIYQLVSKLFVLPIYKCVFQGHLIGRENIPQKDSFIMVSNHGSLLDPPLLGHALGRNISFMAKAELFKIPFLGFVIKACGAYPVKRGIADKNTIKTACKKLSNNNSIGIFIDGTRQTNGRVNKPKQGAALLAFKNQKLLLPVAIVNSHRLIRFKFCIPFFSKIVIKVGKPIQPPQSSSRDHLNSVTMNLQANINNLIG